The Falco peregrinus isolate bFalPer1 chromosome 12, bFalPer1.pri, whole genome shotgun sequence genome has a segment encoding these proteins:
- the CLDN11 gene encoding claudin-11 → MVATCLHLAGFVCSFIGWIGVVVATATNDWVVTCGYTITTCRKMDELGSKGLWADCVMATGLYHCKPLVDILILPGYVQACRALMIAASVLGLPAIFLLITVLPCIRMGHEPGAAKYRRSQLGGILIILLAMCGVVATIWFPVCAHRETTIMSFGYSLYTGWIGSALCLFGGCVIVCCSGDAQTFGENRFYYASGSSSPTHAKSAHV, encoded by the exons ATGGTGGCCACCTGCCTGCACCTGGCCGGGTTTGTCTGCAGTTTCATAGGGTGGATCGGGGTGGTTGTGGCGACGGCCACCAATGACTGGGTGGTGACTTGCGGCTACACCATTACCACCTGCAGGAAAATGGATGAGCTGGGATCCAAGGGGCTGTGGGCAGACTGCGTCATGGCAACAGGTCTCTATCACTGCAAGCCCCTCGTGGACATCCTCATCCTGCCAG GGTATGTCCAAGCATGTCGAGCACTGATGATCGCCGCCTCTGTCCTGGGTCTTCCCGCTATCTTCTTGCTGATAACGGTCTTGCCCTGTATCCGGATGGGCCACGAGCCTGGAGCTGCCAAGTACCGGCGGTCCCAGCTGGGAGGGATCCTCATCATCCTCTTGG CCATGTGCGGCGTTGTTGCGACGATCTGGTTTCCCGTGTGTGCCCACCGTGAGACCACCATTATGAGCTTTGGCTACTCCCTGTACACGGGCTGGATCggctctgctctctgcctctTCGGTGGCTGCGTCATCGTCTGCTGCTCGGGAGATGCCCAGACGTTCGGTGAAAACCGTTTCTACTACGCCTCGGGATCCAGCTCCCCTACACACGCGAAGAGCGCTCACGTGTAA